In Eriocheir sinensis breed Jianghai 21 chromosome 50, ASM2467909v1, whole genome shotgun sequence, one genomic interval encodes:
- the LOC126982404 gene encoding EEF1A lysine methyltransferase 1-like gives MNSMEEIQNKMREEEQKEESEEEEESSSLSFSASQDSEAPQLSAATLGALLEFYSEEEERKDKLREVREGNVPEVFTENWNLSQFWYSESTSQHLAQECLRAVSPSDGGGDAAVACLSCPTLYRTLRAQKHQCKLALLEYDTRFSCFGDDFFFYDFRSPLALDPKLRCGFDLVVADPPYLSADCLTKTSLTIRFLSKPDGKVILLTGAVMADLAERLLGTRPLKSAPPVHHSNNLGNPFVLYANYGFDDDDDDDDDEGKEERERKKREEMKEEEEEEERDRKEREGMKEEEEEEEERREGEKEKNDS, from the exons ATGAACAGCATGGAAGAAATCCAAAataagatgagggaggaggaacagaaggaagagtctgaagaggaagaagagtctaGCTCCCTTTCGTTCTCAGCATCGCAGGACTCTGAAGCACCCCAGTTGTCAGCGGCAACCCTGGGGGCCCTGCTGGAATTctactcggaggaggaggagaggaaggacaagctgagggaagtgagggaaggaaacgtGCCAGAGGTCTTCACCGAGAACTGG AACCTAAGCCAGTTTTGGTACAGTGAGAGCACCTCACAGCACCTTGCGCAAGAGTGCTTGAGGGCGGTGAGTcccagtgatggtggtggtgatgctgcagtTGCCTGTCTGTCCTGTCCAACACTCTATCGCACCCTCCGTGCCCAGAAACATCAGTGTAAAC TTGCTCTTCTCGAGTACGACACAAGATTCTCCTGTTTTGGTGACGACTTTTTCTTTTACGACTTCCGCTCGCCGCTCGCTCTTGATCCCAAGCTCCGTTGTGGCTTTGACCTGGTAGTGGCGGACCCACCCTACCTGTCCGCCGACTGCCTCACGAAGACATCGCTCACTATTCGGTTCCTCAGTAAGCCAGATGGTAAGGTTATTCTGCTGACTGGAGCCGTGATGGCAGACTTGGCAGAGAGGCTGCTTGGCACAAGGCCTCTCAAGTCTGCACCCCCAGTCCACCACTCCAACAACCTTGGCAACCCCTTTGTGCTCTACGCAAATTATgggtttgatgatgatgatgatgatgatgatgatgaggggaaggaggaaagagaacgaaagaaaagggaagaaatgaaggaagaggaggaggaagaagaaagggatagaaaagaaagggaaggcatgaaagaggaggaggaggaggaagaagaaagaagggaaggagaaaaagagaagaacgatAGTTGA